The following proteins are co-located in the Argopecten irradians isolate NY chromosome 9, Ai_NY, whole genome shotgun sequence genome:
- the LOC138332367 gene encoding zinc finger protein Xfin-like — translation MGAGEEAVILVRQDLKNRYSAIMEETQMDSSELMEHFFSLYNSNVEKVWTESDESKQAKQQGLQKETEYWMRKVMSQPEHQKLFPKSQDQDSGADNTNIEIAASSDVSASEDKRNTSDRDFERIPTLQSGRKQRCPRKLILTLPEHILSKDISINVANKFNKILSNTSSESKSKPEEFSSNPSMSTITTDSVVRTDLAKPTEEEDQEEEEEEVMAEELPHTTVIKIEPEDSADEAENTDTATQSAKESPRDTEGDKSQEGHHHIDDKGVADEDTGVVSYNFVGVDEAEGGEEGESLEMSVEEIGDNYQMRIDKGDNVKFVRDVALSIAKDMAVTENGETVFNCNFCPYKTNVLGRLRRHITVHTGKEFKCPYCSKAYTEKCKLTEHVKVKHEKSVSYPCPKCSKVFTSKRGLEYHNITFHEERGTTLKCSFCPKVFSSRFGFTYHTKTAHGENKVEENFKSTSDTLIPMSKWEKSTMKKDSEKEFQKDSSGMYNCKLCDYKTPRMFHIRRHLGVHYGNTNKCEQCEKTFSDSYKLRLHVQVKHGNLRFDCDYCHRDFGTKEGLKYHRLSAHEGNWKYLCPDCGQGFYQKHHFEGHVNKHKGIKAYGCKTCGKKFFYQSDVSIHKKHCGQERKPLEKPTTFVCHVCGDQFKKKSILIEHENGKHGRVGHYICECGVSFKWRNSLRQHKQRCSTAAAISDYSVSDITDLSGASDFIAMQIKPELDSETINNEIGDMEDMDTEDNQPDDISYSHTSPCDDDTENNTTVELDHDESSFVVKEEPAESEMFRHGAMLTPPDALYEMPAAQVSDQEVFNESDFVLYPDDSSTSSFDDCHYDSCSDFSEADDIVEENKDKRENSPSFNYCRRSNGIHPKRQLSCKESINEPSRKQFRCPRCGKIFRLKDSLLRHRSMCHRQAVIRTNVIEMYVCGFCDGRFSNKEHFKEHSKTHQKKMRKKFKLQQNVKRKAKLLEQSQPLIETNKMADNVVRSKEDVLFEIPGDQIIENGEESAPENQAGSVLQSEDISADNTNNTLVNKHHPPYDAAVQIGIVNVDEQSDEQPQCLQVERDSENNQKEPFQEMEETNNHQNQSDQGKDFRFANVSVVDLSNSQEYSNKDLESGWDLSIKPNHTGVTQDRRRRISESLVVDEGHMTNLPAGHQNSFTCEICGANIDDHEKYISHISLHAVNRIQMFQEQQDTPVSKDSRSSVVDSGVLRTNSWNALGVEKENFKCKICGDVFLKRSYLKEHMLGMHGSINRYSCACGERFKWRSSLNLHKERCPASPKNISNGRKHILLNQPINSSSDAFKGSTTAKQIGNKRKSPVSGSTLPIPPISSSLSRMLPAVSSHFIDARTSSVMGVMPSHISPTSTYAPVMETRVQAGEMYLQSIAVSATQSQVSEQESSTNHTSFQKTTQFISKSQLKNENGAGSLGNSVVPTGMFRSNGPTDFSFQASQEQVSQYQYGLVSSPVQNQQSQEKPLEMLTEVKQEVVSFDEEPDDRIEMNDTVINQLMLAAAEPAASLDVPKSDPHYDSNSRPELQIKQELDVFSCNICKKQFRNPNSLNDHMNKHRGIKPYPCNTCGLSFHYQSILSSHKKCCGVTGGNMFKCHICGDTFSVRGYLREHVLGKHGDARRYSCKCGATFKWRSSLGSHQKKCPLNSKNFAIG, via the exons ATGGGTGCTGGAGAAGAAGCAGTTATACTGGTGAGGCAGGACCTCAAGAACCGTTACTCTGCTATTATGGAGGAAACACAGATGGATTCCAGTGAACTAATGGAGCACTTCTTTTCCTTATACAACAG CAATGTGGAGAAGGTTTGGACAGAATCAGATGAAAGTAAACAGGCAAAGCAGCAAGGACTACAGAAAGAGACAGAGTATTGGATGAGGAAGGTCATGTCACAGCCTGAACACCAGAAACTATTTCCTAAATCTCAAGACCAAGATAGTGGGGCTGATAACACCAATATAGAAATAGCAGCTTCCAGTGATGTTAGTGCTTCTGAAGATAAACGTAACACAAGTGATAGAGACTTTGAAAGAATTCCAACATTACAGAGTGGCAGAAAGCAAAGATGTCCTAGAAAATTAATTCTGACTCTACCTGAGCATATACTGTCCAAGGATATTTCTATTAACGTTGCaaacaaatttaataaaattttgagTAACACAAGCTCAGAAAGTAAAAGCAAGCCTGAAGAATTTTCTTCTAATCCCTCTATGTCAACCATTACAACTGATTCAGTCGTCAGAACTGATTTGGCCAAACCAACAGAGGAAGAGGACCAagaagaggaggaggaagaagTGATGGCAGAAGAACTGCCTCACACAACGGTCATAAAAATAGAACCAGAAGATAGTGCTGACGAAGCTGAGAATACAGATACTGCTACTCAATCAGCCAAGGAGAGTCCCCGGGACACGGAAGGAGATAAGTCTCAAGAAGGGCATCACCATATAG ATGACAAGGGCGTTGCTGATGAAGATACTGGCGTCGTAAGCTATAACTTTGTTGGAGTTGATGAGGCTGAGGGTGGAGAGGAGGGAGAATCTCTTGAAATGTCTGTGGAGGAAATTGGAGATAATTACCAGATGAGAATTGATAAAGGGGATAATGTCAAGTTTGTCCGCGACGTTGCTCTTAGTATTGCTAAAGATATGGCAGTTACAGAGAATGGAGAAACTGTATTCAATTGTAACTTCTGTCCTTATAAAACCAATGTCCTTGGTAGACTCAGGCGACATATTACGGTACACACAGGGAAAGAGTTCAAATGTCCATACTGCAGTAAGGCCTATACTGAAAAGTGCAAGCTTACTGAACATGTTAAGGTGAAGCATGAAAAATCCGTTAGTTATCCATGTCCAAAGTGTTCAAAGGTATTCACAAGTAAGCGTGGACTGGAATATCACAACATCACATTTCATGAGGAGCGAGGCACCACATTGAAATGTTCTTTCTGCCCGAAAGTGTTTAGTAGTAGGTTTGGATTCACTTATCATACCAAGACTGCACATGGTGAGAACAAAGTTGAGGAAAATTTCAAATCAACTAGTGATACACTCATTCCTATGAGCAAGTGGGAAAAATCTACAATGAAAAAAGACTCTGAAAAAGAATTTCAGAAAGATTCAAGTGGCATGTACAACTGTAAGTTATGTGACTATAAAACTCCTCGAATGTTTCACATCAGAAGACATTTAGGTGTTCACTATGGCAATACCAACAAATGTGAACAATGtgaaaaaacattttcagaTTCCTATAAGCTGAGGCTTCATGTACAAGTTAAGCATGGGAATCTTAGGTTCGATTGTGACTATTGTCACAGAGATTTTGGAACAAAGGAAGGTTTGAAATACCATCGTCTGTCTGCTCATGAGGGTAACTGGAAATACCTGTGCCCAGATTGTGGCCAGGGGTTCTACCAGAAACACCACTTCGAAGGTCATGTAAACAAACACAAGGGAATCAAGGCCTATGGTTGTAAAACATGTGGAAAGAAATTCTTCTATCAGTCAGATGTTTCCATACATAAAAAGCATTGTGGACAAGAGAGAAAACCGTTAGAAAAACCCACCACATTTGTTTGCCATGTTTGCGGGGACCAGTTCAAGAAGAAAAGTATACTTATTGAACACGAAAATGGCAAACATGGAAGAGTTGGGCACTATATCTGCGAGTGTGGGGTGAGTTTCAAATGGAGAAACTCTCTCCGCCAACACAAGCAAAGATGTTCCACTGCGGCAGCCATTTCTGATTATTCAGTGTCTGATATCACTGATCTTAGCGGAGCTTCCGATTTCATAGCTATGCAGATCAAACCTGAGCTTGATTCGGAAACTATTAATAACGAGATAGGGGATATGGAAGACATGGACACAGAAGATAATCAGCCAGATGATATTTCCTACTCTCACACGTCACCATGTGATGATGACACTGAAAATAACACCACAGTAGAGTTGGACCATGATGAATCGTCATTTGTTGTAAAAGAGGAACCAGCAGAAAGTGAGATGTTTCGTCATGGGGCAATGCTCACTCCACCAGATGCACTTTACGAGATGCCAGCTGCACAGGTAAGTGACCAAGAAGTCTTTAATGAATCTGATTTTGTGCTTTATCCTGATGACTCCTCTACTTCTAGCTTCGACGATTGTCACTACGATTCATGTTCAGACTTCTCAGAAGCCGATGATATTGTTGAGGAAAATAAGGATAAACGGGAGAACTCACCTAGTTTCAATTATTGTCGGAGGTCAAATGGGATTCATCCAAAAAGGCAACTATCATGTAAGGAATCCATTAATGAACCTTCAAGGAAACAATTCAGATGTCCACGTTGTGGAAAAATTTTCAGATTGAAAGATTCTTTATTGCGTCATCGTAGCATGTGTCATAGACAAGCTGTGATACGGACAAACGTGATTGAAATGTATGTTTGTGGATTCTGTGATGGACGATTTTCAAACAAAGAACATTTTAAAGAGCACAGCAAAACCCACCAAAAGAAAATGAGGAAAAAATTCAAATTGCAGCAAAATGTCAAAAGAAAGGCAAAGCTATTGGAGCAAAGTCAACCACTTATTGAAACAAACAAGATGGCAGATAACGTTGTACGTTCAAAGGAGgatgttttgtttgaaattcCAGGAGATCAGATTATAGAAAATGGTGAGGAATCTGCCCCTGAAAATCAAGCGGGGTCCGTGTTGCAGAGTGAGGATATTTCAGCTGACAACACAAATAACACCTTGGTTAATAAACACCATCCTCCATATGATGCTGCTGTGCAAATTGGAATAGTAAATGTTGATGAACAGAGTGATGAGCAACCCCAATGTCTTCAAGTTGAGCGGGATTCGGAAAATAATCAAAAGGAACCTTTCCAAGAGATGGAGGAAACAAACAACCATCAAAATCAATCGGACCAAGGAAAGGATTTCCGTTTTGCAAATGTTTCCGTCGTGGATTTGAGCAATTCACAAGAATATTCAAACAAGGATTTAGAAAGTGGTTGGGATTTGTCAATCAAACCGAACCACACAGGAGTAACACAGGATAGGAGAAGACGTATATCTGAATCTTTAGTAGTTGATGAAGGGCACATGACGAACTTACCTGCTGGTCATCAGAACTCATTCACATGTGAAATATGTGGTGCTAACATTGATGATCACGAAAAATATATCAGCCACATATCACTTCATGCTGTGAACAGAATTCAAATGTTTCAGGAGCAGCAAGATACCCCTGTCAGTAAAGACTCGAGATCAAGTGTTGTAGACTCAGGAGTGTTAAGGACCAATAGCTGGAATGCTTTAGGAGTCGAAAAGgaaaatttcaaatgtaaaatttgTGGCGACGTTTTTTTGAAAAGGTCGTATTTAAAGGAGCACATGCTTGGGATGCATGGAAGTATCAATAGGTACAGCTGTGCGTGTGGAGAACGATTCAAATGGAGAAGTTCGTTAAACTTGCACAAAGAAAGATGTCCAGCCTCTccgaaaaatatttcaaatggtAGAAAACATATCCTTCTCAACCAACCAATCAATTCCTCTTCTGACGCTTTCAAAGGATCAACAACAGCTAAACAAATTGGAAATAAACGAAAATCGCCCGTATCAGGATCAACCTTACCCATTCCGCCCATTTCTTCTTCACTTTCAAGGATGTTACCAGCAGTTTCATCTCATTTCATAGATGCAAGGACATCTTCAGTCATGGGTGTAATGCCTTCTCATATAAGTCCAACTTCAACGTATGCACCTGTAATGGAAACACGAGTTCAGGCAGGAGAAATGTATCTTCAAAGTATTGCTGTAAGCGCAACACAAAGTCAAGTGTCAGAACAAGAATCATCCACAAATCACACGTCTTTCCAAAAAACTACTCAGTTTATTAGTAAATCTcaactaaaaaatgaaaatggagCTGGAAGTCTCGGTAACAGTGTCGTACCAACTGGAATGTTCAGGAGTAATGGTCCGACCGACTTTTCTTTCCAAGCTTCACAAGAACAAGTTTCTCAATATCAATATGGTTTGGTATCTAGTCCAGTTCAAAACCAACAGAGTCAGGAGAAACCTTTGGAAATGTTGACAGAAGTTAAACAGGAAGTTGTCTCATTTGATGAAGAACCTGATGATAGGATTGAGATGAATGACACTGTGATTAACCAACTGATGCTGGCTGCAGCAGAACCAGCGGCGAGTCTGGACGTACCGAAATCCGACCCTCATTATGATAGCAATTCCAGACCTGAACTACAAATAAAGCAGGAACTAGATGTATTCAGCtgcaatatatgtaaaaaacaaTTCCGGAATCCGAACTCATTGAACGACCATATGAATAAACATCGTGGTATAAAACCATATCCATGCAATACTTGTGGACTGTCTTTTCACTATCAGTCCATCCTTAGTTCACACAAAAAATGCTGTGGAGTGACTGGAGGAAACATGTTTAAATGCCATATCTGTGGTGATACGTTTTCTGTACGGGGCTACCTTAGAGAACACGTTCTCGGGAAGCATGGGGACGCACGTCGGTATAGCTGTAAGTGTGGAGCAACTTTCAAATGGAGGAGCTCATTGGGTAGCCACCAAAAGAAATGCCCACTCAATAGTAAAAACTTTGCTATAGGATGA